The following proteins come from a genomic window of bacterium:
- a CDS encoding inorganic phosphate transporter, whose amino-acid sequence VLGASRIGVPVSTTHVSCGAIFGIGLVNGKLEWSTIGKIAATWLTTLPLGFALGFGLYLALS is encoded by the coding sequence TGGTTCTGGGAGCGTCGCGGATAGGTGTGCCTGTGTCGACGACCCACGTATCTTGCGGGGCGATCTTCGGTATCGGGTTGGTCAACGGCAAGCTCGAATGGAGCACGATCGGCAAGATCGCGGCGACTTGGCTGACGACCCTGCCACTCGGGTTCGCGCTCGGCTTCGGGTTGTACCTGGCTTTGTCCTGA